A window of Phyllobacterium sp. T1293 contains these coding sequences:
- the addB gene encoding double-strand break repair protein AddB — protein MVDRHSPRIFSIAPGEPFLPALVDAILSGNLISGFPVNPADPLALARATIYVPTRRAARTLRSLLVEKSPVKSAILPVIRPLGDVDEDAAMFDMGSDAFFDLLPPVGSAERLLLLARLVRPWRERLPEHVRALFGNEDIAIPATTADAIWLARDLAGLMDQVETEASGWSTLSNIVSEELPNWWQVTLDFLNIVTSLWPEILNERHRSNPAAHRNRLIELEAERLVRSPPDGPVIAAGSTGSIPATAHLLAAIAALPQGAVVLPGLDRDMDDTSWQVLANTEDNPSIFGHPQFGLKKLLGELGVLRQDVVRLGAVAPQKRAREHLLAEAMRPAETSEAWSTIDRDSSQFSAAVAPVALIEAANEREEALAVAIALRDAIELPDKTAALITADRDLARRVASELARFNIAADDSGGHALRETQPATLLRLTLETVFNPGDPVVLLALLKHPLTRLGMDRNAVRQAAETIELIALRGGTGRATLAGLAEFFERRLAEGSDSPFEPVWLRQISVQRIEAARIVCAALGKCMNELNAFTQIDEPVGITDIIKATIASLENLVRDDRGDIGGLYSGAAGEQFAAFLRNLVSADSGLDFMPVEWPSMIEALMAGEVVKPKAGAHPRLFIWGALEARLQTVDTVIIGGLNEGSWPGKTRNDPFMSRPMKSIINLEPPERRTGLAAHDFQMALGMERVILSRAQRSANAPTVASRWLQRLETVLGKKASDELRARGAQYLHWAREIDDAPDEDFVKRPEPKPPLEARPRHFSVTEIETLRRDPYAIFARRILRLRPIEPLIRDPDAAERGSLFHNILAHFTEQGINPVQADAAARLSQIGRRYFDDIALPEEIDAVWWPRFLSLVPEFLQWERERAPLLAERHPEIASKKIPVEATGVTLSGRADRVDLMSDGTVEIIDYKTGSTPSRKQAHVLLSPQLALEAALLARGAFHEVGKRQASDLLYVRLRPNGRVDPESILKVGTAANKSEKTAPELGELSWLRLNELLLAYQDPHKGYLSRALPFKESDLTGDYDHLARVLEWSAGGADDSGEGGE, from the coding sequence ATGGTTGACCGTCACAGCCCCCGCATTTTTTCAATAGCGCCTGGAGAACCGTTTCTTCCCGCTCTGGTTGATGCGATCCTTTCTGGCAACCTTATTTCAGGCTTTCCCGTCAACCCTGCCGATCCGCTGGCTCTGGCCCGGGCGACCATCTATGTGCCTACCCGCCGCGCCGCGCGCACGCTGCGGTCATTGCTCGTCGAAAAGAGCCCGGTAAAATCCGCCATTCTGCCGGTCATTCGTCCGCTCGGCGATGTGGATGAAGATGCGGCCATGTTTGATATGGGATCGGATGCATTTTTCGATCTGCTTCCACCGGTCGGTTCCGCCGAACGGCTCCTGCTGCTTGCACGGCTTGTTCGCCCATGGCGCGAACGCTTGCCGGAGCATGTTCGTGCCTTGTTCGGCAATGAGGATATTGCCATCCCCGCGACAACAGCGGATGCGATCTGGCTGGCGCGCGATCTGGCTGGACTCATGGATCAGGTGGAGACTGAAGCCAGCGGTTGGAGCACCCTATCCAACATCGTCTCGGAGGAGCTGCCGAACTGGTGGCAGGTCACGCTGGACTTTCTCAATATCGTTACCAGCCTATGGCCGGAAATTCTCAACGAACGGCACCGCTCCAATCCGGCTGCGCATCGCAACCGCCTGATTGAGCTGGAAGCGGAGCGGCTTGTGCGTAGTCCTCCGGATGGCCCTGTTATAGCGGCCGGTTCTACCGGTTCGATTCCTGCCACGGCGCATCTGCTGGCAGCAATTGCAGCTTTGCCACAAGGTGCCGTGGTTCTGCCGGGACTTGATCGTGACATGGATGATACAAGCTGGCAGGTCTTGGCGAATACAGAAGACAACCCTTCCATATTCGGACATCCGCAATTCGGTCTGAAGAAACTTCTGGGTGAGCTTGGTGTTCTTCGTCAGGATGTGGTTCGTCTTGGCGCAGTTGCGCCGCAGAAGCGGGCACGCGAGCACCTGCTCGCCGAAGCAATGCGCCCCGCTGAAACCAGCGAAGCATGGAGCACAATCGATCGGGACAGCAGTCAATTCTCTGCGGCGGTCGCTCCGGTTGCCCTGATTGAAGCCGCCAACGAGCGCGAGGAAGCGCTCGCCGTTGCCATTGCCCTGCGCGATGCCATTGAGTTGCCCGATAAAACGGCAGCGCTGATCACTGCCGATCGTGATCTCGCCCGGCGTGTTGCCAGCGAGCTTGCACGCTTCAACATTGCCGCCGATGATTCTGGTGGCCATGCCCTGCGTGAGACGCAGCCTGCAACGCTTTTGCGGCTGACCTTGGAAACGGTTTTCAACCCCGGCGATCCTGTCGTGTTGCTCGCCCTGCTCAAGCATCCGCTCACCCGGCTTGGCATGGACCGTAACGCAGTGCGTCAGGCCGCCGAAACAATTGAATTGATCGCGCTGCGTGGCGGCACCGGACGCGCCACTCTGGCCGGACTGGCGGAGTTCTTTGAACGACGTCTTGCTGAAGGCAGCGATTCTCCGTTTGAACCTGTCTGGCTGCGCCAGATCTCCGTCCAACGGATTGAAGCTGCCCGCATTGTCTGCGCGGCGCTTGGGAAATGCATGAATGAGCTTAACGCCTTCACGCAGATCGACGAGCCGGTCGGCATAACTGATATCATCAAGGCGACCATTGCCAGTCTCGAAAATCTCGTTCGCGATGACAGGGGTGATATTGGCGGGCTTTATTCGGGGGCTGCGGGTGAACAATTCGCCGCTTTCCTGCGCAATCTCGTTTCTGCTGATTCCGGCCTTGATTTCATGCCGGTTGAATGGCCGTCGATGATCGAAGCGTTGATGGCGGGTGAAGTGGTCAAGCCAAAGGCGGGGGCGCATCCGCGCCTGTTCATCTGGGGTGCGCTGGAAGCGCGTCTGCAGACAGTTGATACGGTTATCATTGGCGGATTGAATGAGGGTTCGTGGCCGGGCAAGACCCGCAATGATCCGTTCATGTCGCGGCCGATGAAATCCATCATCAATCTGGAGCCGCCGGAGCGGCGCACGGGCCTTGCGGCGCATGACTTCCAGATGGCGCTTGGCATGGAGCGGGTGATCCTTAGCCGGGCACAGCGCTCAGCCAATGCGCCAACCGTTGCTTCGCGCTGGTTGCAACGGCTTGAAACGGTACTGGGGAAGAAAGCCAGCGATGAGTTGCGCGCACGCGGTGCGCAATATCTGCATTGGGCGCGCGAGATTGATGACGCGCCGGATGAGGATTTTGTTAAACGTCCGGAGCCGAAGCCACCACTGGAAGCGAGACCCAGACATTTCTCCGTCACCGAAATCGAGACGTTGCGGCGCGATCCCTATGCGATCTTTGCCCGGCGCATCCTGCGTCTGCGCCCCATTGAGCCGCTGATCCGCGATCCTGACGCCGCGGAGCGCGGCTCGCTGTTTCATAATATTCTGGCCCATTTCACCGAGCAGGGTATCAATCCTGTTCAGGCCGATGCGGCGGCGCGCCTCTCGCAGATCGGGCGGCGCTATTTCGATGACATTGCCCTGCCGGAAGAAATTGATGCCGTTTGGTGGCCGCGATTCCTCAGCCTTGTGCCGGAATTTCTGCAATGGGAACGGGAACGCGCACCGCTGCTTGCCGAACGCCATCCGGAAATTGCATCGAAGAAAATTCCAGTCGAAGCAACTGGGGTCACGCTATCAGGCCGTGCTGACCGTGTTGATCTGATGAGCGATGGAACTGTTGAAATCATTGATTACAAGACGGGCTCCACGCCATCACGCAAACAGGCTCATGTGTTGCTCTCACCGCAACTGGCGTTGGAAGCAGCGCTTCTTGCGCGCGGCGCCTTTCATGAAGTCGGCAAGCGTCAAGCCTCGGATCTGCTCTATGTCCGCTTGCGTCCAAATGGCAGAGTTGATCCGGAGTCGATCCTCAAAGTTGGAACAGCGGCAAACAAGAGCGAGAAAACAGCGCCTGAACTGGGTGAGCTTTCCTGGCTGCGGCTGAATGAATTGCTTCTTGCCTACCAAGACCCGCATAAGGGCTATCTGTCGCGCGCATTGCCGTTCAAGGAAAGCGATCTGACCGGGGATTATGATCATCTCGCGCGCGTGCTGGAATGGTCGGCTGGCGGAGCCGATGACAGCGGGGAGGGCGGCGAATGA
- a CDS encoding nucleotidyltransferase family protein — MAIPDTAMILAAGLGKRMRPITDTIPKPLVKVAGKSLIDWGLDSLAAAGVGRTVVNVHYLADQVESHLKSRRTPAITVSDERAELLDSAGGIINALPLIGSEAFYILNADTFWIEGSRPNLVRLAEAWDASKMDILLMIARMDQATGYEGRGDFTVAADGSLQRFRKDDALPYIYGGAAITHPRLFAGKTAIRSSLNRYFDEAISAGRLYGMPMQGHWLTVGTPEAIGEAEAAIAGLGQESHG; from the coding sequence ATGGCGATACCCGATACGGCAATGATCTTGGCGGCAGGGCTGGGCAAGCGTATGCGCCCCATCACGGATACAATACCTAAACCATTGGTAAAGGTAGCCGGCAAATCATTGATCGACTGGGGTTTGGATTCACTGGCCGCAGCAGGGGTTGGGCGAACGGTTGTCAATGTCCATTATTTGGCCGATCAGGTGGAATCGCATCTCAAATCGCGGCGAACACCAGCGATCACTGTGTCGGACGAGCGAGCCGAATTGCTTGATTCTGCAGGCGGGATCATCAACGCTCTACCGCTGATTGGTTCGGAAGCGTTCTATATCCTCAATGCCGATACATTCTGGATTGAAGGATCTCGCCCTAACCTTGTTCGACTCGCCGAAGCATGGGATGCTTCGAAGATGGATATCCTTCTGATGATCGCGCGAATGGATCAGGCAACCGGCTATGAAGGGCGCGGGGATTTCACCGTGGCTGCTGATGGATCGTTGCAGCGGTTCCGCAAAGATGATGCCTTACCCTATATCTATGGCGGCGCTGCGATCACCCATCCGCGACTGTTTGCCGGAAAGACCGCGATTCGTTCCTCGCTCAACCGCTATTTTGACGAAGCCATCAGCGCCGGGCGGCTCTACGGGATGCCCATGCAGGGTCATTGGTTGACTGTCGGCACGCCCGAGGCGATCGGAGAGGCGGAAGCCGCGATTGCTGGTCTCGGGCAGGAGAGCCATGGTTGA
- the tsaE gene encoding tRNA (adenosine(37)-N6)-threonylcarbamoyltransferase complex ATPase subunit type 1 TsaE: MTSLIIQLATAEDTERLGQDLALALVKGDLVTLSGDLGAGKSTLARGLIRTIANDGTYEVPSPTFTIVQAYPELRLPISHVDLYRLSSSEEIDELGLDEALEDGAVLVEWPERADDALAKPTIRINLLNDGDGRKAEIEGEAASLARLQRSLSIRTFLGRAGYATADRRYLLGDASARGYETVDTGCVRPLILMNSPYNPGGPILRDGKTYMQIAHLSQSVTAFVAINQLLRSNGFYVPQIMSDDLDNGFLLLENLGSEGILDDDGAPIVERYEASVRLLARMHERSWARDIEVAKNRSHHVHDFDRDAMMIEVELLSDWYVRRMSGKPLTPEQKDEYVGAWDMVFSQLTNSEKSLVQRDFHSPNILWRSEATGTDRVGLIDFQDAMIGPSAYDVASLVLDARVTIDPALQKHLLDAYIEERRSRDTSFNEAAFLQAFSIMAAQRNAKILGIFVRLDERDGKPYYLKHLPRIQTYLASALVHPSLKPVREWCEKMGILSLELQ, translated from the coding sequence ATGACGTCTTTGATTATCCAGCTTGCAACGGCAGAAGATACGGAACGGCTTGGCCAGGATTTGGCGCTGGCGTTGGTCAAGGGCGATCTTGTTACCCTTTCTGGTGATCTCGGCGCAGGAAAGTCCACGCTTGCCCGAGGGCTCATCCGCACCATCGCCAATGATGGCACCTATGAAGTTCCAAGTCCCACCTTCACCATCGTGCAAGCTTATCCGGAGCTGCGTCTGCCGATCAGTCATGTGGATTTATACCGGCTCTCGTCCAGCGAAGAGATAGATGAGCTTGGACTTGATGAAGCGCTCGAAGACGGCGCGGTGCTGGTGGAATGGCCCGAGCGGGCTGATGATGCTCTGGCAAAGCCGACCATCCGTATCAATCTTCTCAATGATGGCGATGGCCGCAAGGCGGAAATTGAAGGCGAGGCTGCCTCGCTTGCAAGATTACAAAGATCCCTTTCCATACGGACTTTTCTCGGTCGGGCGGGATATGCCACGGCTGACCGCCGCTATCTGCTCGGTGATGCTTCTGCACGCGGCTATGAAACGGTTGATACCGGCTGTGTGCGTCCGCTGATCCTGATGAACTCCCCCTATAATCCCGGTGGACCCATCCTGCGTGACGGCAAGACCTATATGCAGATTGCCCATCTTTCCCAGTCCGTCACAGCTTTCGTCGCAATCAATCAACTCCTGCGGTCGAATGGTTTCTACGTTCCGCAAATCATGTCTGATGATCTTGATAACGGTTTCCTGCTGCTGGAAAACCTTGGAAGTGAAGGCATACTTGATGATGACGGAGCGCCGATTGTCGAACGCTACGAGGCCTCTGTACGGTTGCTTGCGCGGATGCATGAGCGTTCATGGGCGCGGGACATTGAGGTCGCCAAAAACCGCTCTCATCATGTCCATGATTTTGACCGCGATGCCATGATGATTGAGGTTGAACTTCTGTCTGACTGGTATGTTCGGCGCATGTCTGGTAAGCCGCTGACACCTGAACAGAAAGACGAATATGTCGGCGCCTGGGATATGGTATTTAGTCAGCTCACTAATTCTGAGAAAAGCCTTGTTCAACGGGATTTTCACTCGCCCAATATCCTTTGGCGCAGTGAGGCAACAGGCACGGACCGCGTTGGACTTATCGACTTTCAGGACGCGATGATCGGTCCATCCGCCTATGATGTCGCATCTCTGGTGCTTGATGCGCGTGTAACAATTGACCCCGCGCTCCAGAAACATCTGCTTGACGCGTATATTGAAGAACGGCGATCACGCGACACATCATTCAACGAAGCCGCCTTTCTGCAGGCATTTTCAATTATGGCAGCGCAACGTAATGCCAAAATTCTCGGGATTTTTGTGCGGCTGGATGAACGCGACGGAAAACCCTATTACCTGAAACATCTTCCGCGCATTCAGACCTACCTTGCCAGCGCCCTTGTTCATCCGTCGCTGAAACCAGTGCGCGAGTGGTGCGAGAAGATGGGCATTCTTTCCCTGGAGCTGCAGTAA
- a CDS encoding sensor histidine kinase, protein MKIVDGDVRGKDAARGRRVLKKLRTALAGAGSTLSILGATCFAAHANDPLGKINTPFGVAFGTFEVIQFAMFLGAMGAALLSAGWLIRERSRIANENRQLRDKVADLNVAVQRSEALLNLKDQRVVVWEGNSTTPNLVGSLPQEIGIPEDRSLFLAYGRWLRIDSATLLDRSIEALRGKARPFDIVVETSKGTPLEIQGRTSGSYAIVRFISLGEARATQALLKTENYQLNESLTTLRGLLEQLEMPAWSRDRSGKLNWVNMAYAKAVDGNDVNIAVAEARELFGVQARERIEREKATAQAFRDELSTVVAGNRHVFRVTDVASSAGSAGLANDVSDIELVREEFKRTVLNHSDTLDQLNSAVAMFDANRKLQFFNQAFAKLWGLETALLESRPDNAMLLDRFRSDGTLPEQPDWRRWKESMLSAYHSVESQEHLWHLTDGRTLRVIVNPQPKGGVTWVFENLTEKLQLESRYNTLIKVQGQTLDHLAEGVAVFGSDGKIRLSNPAFASLWSLKAEQIAEGMHISAIRRLCEPVSNAAQWENFVTTVTGFDDKRESLSGHIELTTGKILYFASAPLPSGQTMLTFVDVTDSVQVERALKEKNEALERTDELKNDFVQHVSYELRSPLTNIMGFTELLQTPMTGPLNERQRDYLDHIGTSSSVLLTIVNDILDLATVDAGIMELDISDVSVADAVATASEKVAERLKEHNILLDTHIASGAGSFRADASRVKQVLSNLLSNAVNYAPEGSTITLTCRREPGEMIFSVQDNGPGMPDYVLDSIFKRFQPYPNGGRKRGAGLGLSIVKGFVELHGGKVDISSAAGRGTLVTCRFPLEARTFSIAAE, encoded by the coding sequence ATGAAAATTGTTGATGGGGATGTTCGCGGAAAAGATGCAGCACGCGGAAGGCGGGTGCTGAAGAAACTGCGGACTGCATTGGCAGGAGCCGGCTCGACCCTTTCAATTCTTGGTGCGACATGCTTCGCTGCCCATGCCAATGACCCGCTTGGCAAGATCAACACGCCCTTCGGTGTGGCATTCGGCACGTTCGAAGTTATCCAGTTTGCCATGTTCCTGGGCGCTATGGGTGCAGCCCTTTTGTCAGCCGGCTGGCTGATCCGCGAGCGCAGCCGCATCGCCAATGAAAACCGTCAGTTGCGTGACAAGGTTGCCGATCTTAATGTTGCCGTTCAGCGCAGCGAAGCTCTTCTCAATCTCAAAGATCAACGGGTCGTTGTCTGGGAAGGCAATTCCACGACGCCCAATCTCGTCGGCAGTCTGCCGCAGGAAATAGGCATTCCCGAAGACCGTTCTCTATTTCTGGCCTATGGGCGCTGGTTGCGCATTGATTCCGCGACCTTGCTTGATCGCTCCATCGAAGCCTTGCGTGGCAAGGCTCGTCCCTTTGATATTGTTGTTGAAACATCAAAGGGAACGCCGCTGGAAATCCAGGGTCGTACCTCCGGCAGCTATGCCATTGTTCGTTTCATCAGTCTTGGCGAAGCGCGCGCGACGCAGGCCTTGCTCAAAACGGAAAACTATCAGCTCAATGAATCGCTGACGACCTTGCGGGGCTTGCTGGAACAGCTGGAAATGCCCGCATGGAGCCGCGACAGGAGCGGCAAGCTCAATTGGGTTAATATGGCCTATGCCAAGGCTGTTGATGGCAATGATGTAAATATTGCCGTGGCGGAAGCCCGCGAGCTTTTCGGCGTTCAGGCGCGCGAGCGCATTGAGCGCGAAAAAGCTACGGCACAAGCCTTCCGAGACGAGCTTTCCACGGTTGTGGCTGGCAATCGCCATGTGTTCCGGGTCACGGATGTGGCCAGCAGTGCAGGCTCCGCCGGTCTTGCCAATGATGTGAGCGATATTGAACTGGTGCGTGAGGAGTTCAAGCGTACCGTCCTCAACCATTCCGATACGCTGGACCAGTTAAACTCTGCCGTCGCAATGTTCGATGCGAACAGGAAGCTGCAATTCTTCAATCAGGCATTCGCCAAGCTTTGGGGGCTGGAAACCGCATTGCTTGAAAGCCGGCCTGACAATGCCATGCTGCTGGACCGTTTCCGCAGCGATGGCACCTTGCCTGAGCAGCCGGATTGGCGCCGATGGAAGGAATCCATGCTTTCGGCCTACCATTCGGTCGAATCGCAGGAGCATTTGTGGCATTTGACCGATGGCCGCACCTTGCGTGTCATTGTTAATCCGCAGCCCAAGGGCGGCGTGACCTGGGTCTTCGAGAACCTGACTGAAAAGCTTCAACTGGAAAGCCGGTACAATACGCTCATCAAGGTGCAGGGCCAGACACTGGACCATCTGGCTGAAGGTGTGGCCGTGTTTGGTTCCGACGGCAAGATCAGGCTGTCTAACCCGGCCTTTGCCTCGCTTTGGTCGCTAAAAGCCGAGCAGATCGCCGAGGGCATGCATATTTCGGCCATTCGCCGCCTGTGTGAGCCGGTCTCCAACGCGGCGCAGTGGGAGAATTTTGTAACCACTGTCACGGGCTTTGACGACAAGCGGGAATCCCTGTCCGGCCATATTGAGCTGACAACCGGCAAGATTCTCTACTTTGCCTCCGCGCCTTTGCCGAGCGGCCAGACCATGCTGACATTTGTCGATGTGACGGATTCCGTACAGGTCGAACGTGCCCTGAAGGAAAAGAATGAGGCGCTGGAGCGCACGGACGAGTTGAAGAACGATTTCGTCCAGCATGTTTCTTACGAGCTGCGTTCCCCACTCACCAACATTATGGGTTTCACCGAACTCCTGCAGACGCCGATGACCGGGCCGCTCAATGAGCGCCAGCGCGATTATCTTGATCATATCGGCACGTCCTCTTCGGTTCTGTTGACCATCGTCAACGATATTCTCGACCTTGCTACCGTTGATGCCGGGATTATGGAGCTTGATATCAGTGACGTTTCCGTTGCCGATGCCGTCGCGACAGCCTCTGAAAAAGTGGCGGAGCGACTGAAGGAGCATAACATCCTGCTCGACACGCACATTGCCTCAGGTGCCGGTTCTTTCCGCGCCGATGCCAGCCGGGTCAAGCAGGTGCTTTCCAATCTCCTGAGCAATGCCGTCAATTATGCGCCGGAAGGCAGCACGATTACTTTGACCTGCAGGCGCGAGCCGGGCGAGATGATTTTCAGCGTTCAGGACAATGGTCCTGGCATGCCTGACTATGTTCTCGACAGCATCTTCAAGCGCTTCCAGCCCTATCCCAATGGCGGGCGCAAGCGCGGTGCCGGTCTTGGACTGTCTATCGTCAAGGGTTTTGTGGAGTTGCATGGCGGCAAGGTCGACATCAGCAGTGCCGCTGGCAGGGGAACGCTGGTGACATGCCGCTTCCCGCTGGAAGCGCGCACTTTCAGCATTGCTGCCGAATAA
- the ahcY gene encoding adenosylhomocysteinase, producing MADNQDFIVKDLELAAWGRKEIEIAETEMPGLMASREEFGTSKPLKGARITGSLHMTIQTAVLIETLQALGATVRWASCNIFSTQDHAAAAIAATGTPVFAVKGESLEEYWTYTDRIFQWPDGQPSNMILDDGGDATMYILIGARAEAGEDVLSKPESEEEEILFAQIKKRMKETPGFFTKQRDAIKGVTEETTTGVNRLYQLQKKGLLPFPAINVNDSVTKSKFDNKYGCKESLVDGIRRATDVMMAGKVAVVCGYGDVGKGSAQSLLGAGARVKVTEVDPICALQAAMDGFEVVTLEDAAPTADIIITTTGNKDVIKLDDMRKMKDMVIVGNIGHFDNEIQVSALRNLKWNNIKPQVDMISFPDGKRMLLLSEGRLLNLGNATGHPSFVMSASFTNQVLAQIELYSRGEQYKNEVYVLPKHLDEKVARLHLDKLGAKLTTLSDEQAAYIGVTPTGPFKSDHYRY from the coding sequence ATGGCCGATAACCAGGATTTTATTGTCAAGGACCTTGAGCTGGCCGCATGGGGCCGCAAGGAAATTGAAATCGCCGAAACCGAAATGCCGGGCCTGATGGCAAGCCGCGAAGAGTTTGGCACGTCCAAGCCACTCAAGGGCGCGCGCATCACCGGTTCGCTTCACATGACGATCCAGACGGCAGTCCTGATCGAAACATTGCAGGCTCTGGGCGCAACCGTGCGCTGGGCATCATGCAACATCTTCTCGACACAGGACCACGCTGCTGCTGCAATCGCTGCAACTGGCACTCCGGTTTTCGCCGTCAAGGGTGAGTCGCTGGAAGAATATTGGACCTATACCGACAGGATTTTCCAGTGGCCGGATGGTCAGCCTTCCAACATGATTCTCGATGATGGCGGCGATGCCACCATGTACATTCTGATCGGCGCACGCGCTGAAGCTGGTGAAGACGTTCTGTCCAAGCCTGAAAGCGAAGAAGAAGAAATTCTCTTTGCCCAGATCAAGAAGCGTATGAAGGAAACCCCAGGTTTCTTCACCAAGCAGCGTGATGCCATCAAGGGCGTGACGGAAGAAACAACAACCGGTGTGAACCGTCTGTACCAGCTGCAGAAGAAGGGCCTCCTGCCTTTCCCGGCGATCAACGTCAATGACAGCGTGACCAAGTCGAAGTTCGACAACAAGTATGGCTGCAAGGAATCACTGGTTGACGGCATCCGCCGCGCCACCGACGTCATGATGGCTGGCAAGGTTGCCGTGGTTTGCGGCTATGGTGACGTCGGCAAGGGCTCTGCGCAGTCGCTGCTCGGTGCTGGTGCGCGCGTCAAGGTTACCGAAGTTGATCCGATCTGCGCCCTGCAGGCCGCCATGGACGGTTTTGAAGTGGTTACACTTGAAGATGCTGCGCCAACCGCAGACATCATCATCACCACGACGGGCAACAAGGATGTCATCAAGCTCGACGACATGCGCAAGATGAAGGACATGGTGATCGTCGGTAACATCGGTCACTTTGACAACGAGATTCAGGTCTCGGCATTGCGCAATCTCAAGTGGAACAACATCAAGCCACAGGTCGACATGATTTCCTTCCCTGATGGCAAGCGTATGCTGCTTCTTTCCGAAGGTCGTCTGCTCAATCTGGGCAATGCCACGGGTCATCCAAGCTTCGTCATGTCAGCCTCGTTCACCAATCAGGTTCTGGCTCAGATCGAGCTTTATAGCCGTGGTGAACAGTACAAGAATGAGGTCTATGTTCTGCCAAAGCACCTCGATGAAAAGGTCGCGCGCCTGCATCTCGACAAGCTCGGCGCAAAATTGACGACCCTTTCGGACGAACAGGCTGCCTATATCGGCGTCACGCCGACGGGTCCTTTCAAGTCGGACCACTACAGGTATTAA
- a CDS encoding glutamate racemase, translating to MSLVRPIAVFDAGIGSYAIVDLIRRRLPKQDILYFADRASFPYGRKTRDELLTVMDRTMRFLSQHEPSAIIVASNVPSITVMDELKSMVEVPLFGVLPPLADALTETQTGKVGIMGVQSMVESPQLRQFVGKQTKDLDAVALINASPMVDRVENGDFLFDPFETQRKVDDFLRDVFLDHPDIDVLTLSSTHLPWLRSYFEKGRPSCRFLDPAEAIVQTIGAGTSGSGTTNALVTESPEYPADAFRAMLAKLQIDIPIRIVPPSFQ from the coding sequence TTGTCGCTTGTCCGTCCGATTGCGGTGTTTGATGCGGGTATTGGTAGCTATGCGATCGTTGATCTGATCCGGCGTAGACTGCCAAAGCAGGACATTCTCTATTTCGCTGATCGTGCGAGTTTCCCCTATGGACGGAAAACCCGTGACGAGCTTCTGACTGTCATGGACAGGACGATGCGATTCCTGTCGCAGCATGAGCCGTCAGCCATTATTGTTGCGTCCAATGTGCCGTCCATCACGGTCATGGATGAGTTGAAATCCATGGTGGAGGTGCCGCTTTTTGGTGTTTTGCCCCCTCTGGCAGACGCTTTGACTGAAACCCAAACCGGCAAGGTCGGTATCATGGGTGTTCAATCCATGGTCGAGAGCCCGCAGCTGAGGCAATTTGTCGGCAAGCAAACGAAAGATCTGGACGCCGTTGCGTTGATCAATGCCTCTCCCATGGTTGATCGTGTTGAAAATGGCGACTTTCTCTTCGATCCCTTTGAGACGCAGCGAAAGGTTGATGATTTTCTGCGCGACGTTTTTCTGGATCATCCTGATATCGATGTGCTCACCCTGTCGAGCACGCATTTGCCATGGCTGCGTTCCTATTTTGAGAAGGGCCGCCCGTCATGCCGGTTTCTTGATCCGGCTGAGGCGATTGTCCAAACGATTGGCGCGGGAACATCAGGTTCCGGCACGACGAATGCGCTGGTGACAGAAAGCCCGGAATACCCTGCGGATGCATTCCGGGCGATGCTGGCAAAGCTGCAGATTGATATTCCAATCCGTATCGTCCCGCCGTCTTTTCAATAG
- a CDS encoding HPr family phosphocarrier protein: MRLTGETTGTFDPDNALVSSFEIVNRRGLHARASAKFVQLVDGYDAHVRVEKDGMTVGGTSIMGLMMLAASPGCCIKVSASGRQASDVMMALGALIADKFGEEA, from the coding sequence ATGCGCCTGACAGGAGAAACCACCGGAACATTCGATCCTGATAATGCACTGGTGTCATCTTTCGAGATCGTCAACCGGCGCGGGTTGCATGCGCGTGCTTCTGCCAAATTCGTCCAGCTCGTCGATGGCTACGATGCCCATGTGCGCGTCGAGAAGGACGGCATGACCGTGGGTGGAACCTCCATCATGGGATTGATGATGCTCGCCGCTTCACCGGGGTGTTGCATCAAGGTCAGCGCGTCAGGCCGTCAGGCCAGCGACGTCATGATGGCACTTGGCGCGCTCATTGCCGACAAATTTGGCGAAGAAGCCTGA
- a CDS encoding PTS sugar transporter subunit IIA gives MIGLVLVTHGRLAEEFHHAVEHVVGQQEYLETVSIGADDDMEQRRRDIVDAVARADSGNGVIILTDMFGGTPSNLAISVMESGRIEVIAGVNLPMLIKLSSVRVTNDMAASLREGQDAGRKYINVASQVLTAK, from the coding sequence ATGATCGGACTCGTGCTTGTGACGCACGGAAGACTGGCCGAAGAATTTCATCATGCTGTTGAGCATGTTGTCGGCCAGCAGGAGTATTTGGAAACCGTCTCAATCGGTGCCGATGATGATATGGAGCAACGCAGGCGCGACATTGTCGACGCCGTGGCGCGTGCTGACAGCGGCAATGGCGTCATTATTTTGACAGATATGTTTGGCGGAACTCCGTCCAATCTGGCAATTTCGGTGATGGAATCGGGGCGGATCGAGGTCATAGCCGGCGTCAACCTGCCCATGCTGATCAAGCTTTCCAGCGTGCGCGTGACCAATGACATGGCTGCGTCGCTGCGCGAAGGTCAGGATGCCGGACGTAAATACATCAATGTGGCCAGTCAGGTGCTGACAGCCAAATAG